In a genomic window of Mastomys coucha isolate ucsf_1 unplaced genomic scaffold, UCSF_Mcou_1 pScaffold17, whole genome shotgun sequence:
- the Pgrmc2 gene encoding membrane-associated progesterone receptor component 2: protein MAAGDGDVKLSTLGSGGERGGDGSPGGAGATAARSDWVAALLATGGEMLLNVALVALLLLGAYRLWVRWGRRGLCSGPGAGEESPAATLPRMKKRDFSLEQLRQYDGARTPRILLAVNGKVFDVTKGSKFYGPAGPYGIFAGRDASRGLATFCLDKDALRDEYDDLSDLNAVQMESVREWEMQFKEKYDYVGRLLKPGEEPSEYTDEEDTKDHSKQD, encoded by the exons ATGGCGGCGGGTGATGGGGACGTAAAGCTAAGCACCCTGGGGAGCGGCGGAGAGCGTGGCGGCGACGGGAGCCCGGGTGGCGCCGGAGCGACGGCGGCGAGGAGCGACTGGGTGGCGGCGCTGCTGGCGACGGGCGGGGAGATGCTGCTGAACGTGGCGCTGGTggcgctgctgctgctgggggccTACCGGCTGTGGGTGCGCTGGGGGCGGCGTGGTCTGTGCTCCGGACCCGGGGCGGGCGAGGAGAGCCCGGCCGCCACGCTGCCCCGCATGAAGAAGCGGGACTTCAGCCTGGAGCAGCTGCGCCAGTACGACGGGGCGCGCACGCCGCGCATCCTGCTCGCAGTCAATGGGAAAGTCTTCGACGTGACCAAAGGCAGCAAGTTCTACGGCCCTG cgGGCCCATATGGCATCTTTGCTGGCAGGGACGCCTCCAGGGGGCTGGCGACATTCTGCCTGGATAAGGATGCACTTAGAGATGAGTATGATGACCTCTCAGATTTGAACGCAGTACAAATGGAGAGTGTTCGAGAATGGGAAATGCAGTTTAAAG AAAAATATGATTATGTAGGCAGACTCCTAAAGCCAGGTGAGGAGCCATCAGAGTACACAGACGAGGAGGACACCAAGGATCACAGTAAACAGGACTGA